From one Herpetosiphon gulosus genomic stretch:
- a CDS encoding response regulator transcription factor — protein MESISVFLVDDHLVVRQGLRDFLELQDDIEVVGDSGMPVEAVGQIKQLLPDVVIMDLVMPEIDGVEATRRVKAVSPTTQVIVLTSFSDDEKVFPAIKAGAISYLLKDVSPLELARAVRSAKRGEAVLHPEVAAKLMQEFSAPRNNDPDAEALTEREMDVLRLIARGHSNREIADSLIISEKTVKTHVSNILSKLHLADRTQAAIYALRQRLVPMDDPLPGR, from the coding sequence ATGGAAAGTATTAGCGTTTTTTTAGTCGATGATCATTTGGTTGTTCGCCAAGGCTTGCGCGATTTTCTCGAACTCCAAGATGATATTGAAGTTGTCGGCGATTCGGGAATGCCAGTTGAGGCTGTTGGCCAGATTAAGCAACTGTTGCCTGATGTGGTGATTATGGATTTGGTGATGCCTGAGATCGACGGCGTAGAAGCCACCCGCCGCGTCAAGGCCGTCAGCCCGACCACCCAAGTAATTGTACTCACCTCGTTTTCTGACGATGAAAAAGTCTTTCCGGCAATCAAAGCTGGAGCAATCTCGTACCTTTTAAAGGATGTTAGCCCGCTGGAATTAGCGCGGGCTGTGCGTTCAGCCAAACGTGGCGAGGCGGTGTTGCACCCTGAAGTTGCCGCCAAATTGATGCAAGAATTCTCAGCGCCTCGCAACAACGACCCCGATGCCGAAGCTCTGACCGAGCGCGAAATGGATGTCTTGCGCTTGATCGCCCGTGGTCATTCCAACCGTGAAATTGCCGATTCACTGATCATCAGTGAAAAAACCGTCAAAACCCACGTTAGCAACATCTTGTCGAAATTGCACTTGGCGGATCGCACCCAAGCAGCGATTTATGCCCTACGCCAACGCCTCGTCCCCATGGATGATCCCTTACCTGGACGCTAG
- the chvE gene encoding multiple monosaccharide ABC transporter substrate-binding protein: MTMKSPRAKFMMVLMLLMTMVLASCGEAATPTTAPTDGGTGGTTASSDNSKFTIGISMPTKSSARWIADGDNMVKYFQEKGFKTDLQYAEDDIPTQLSQIENMVTKGVNVLVIAAIDGETLSDVLQSAKDKKILVIAYDRLIKKTPNVDYYATFDNFQVGVLQASSIENKLGLKEGKGPFNIELFGGSSDDNNAFFFYNGAMSVLQPYIDSGKLVVVSGQTGMDKVATLRWDGATAQSRMDNILSAFYGDKRVDAVLSPYDGISIGIISSLKGVGYGTADKPMPVVSGQDAEVPSVKSIIAGEQSSTIFKDTRELAKSVVGMVEASLSGKEVAVNDTKTYDNGVKVVPSQLLVPVVVDVTNWEKVLIDSGYYKKEDITK, encoded by the coding sequence ATGACGATGAAGTCTCCTCGCGCGAAGTTCATGATGGTTTTGATGTTGCTCATGACGATGGTTTTGGCCAGCTGTGGCGAAGCCGCAACCCCCACCACTGCCCCAACCGATGGCGGCACTGGTGGCACAACTGCCAGCAGCGATAACAGCAAATTCACCATTGGGATCTCAATGCCTACCAAATCGTCAGCTCGCTGGATTGCCGACGGCGACAATATGGTGAAATATTTCCAAGAAAAAGGCTTCAAAACCGACCTTCAATACGCTGAAGACGATATCCCAACCCAACTTTCACAAATTGAAAACATGGTCACCAAAGGGGTCAATGTTTTGGTGATTGCGGCAATCGACGGCGAAACCCTCTCAGATGTTCTGCAAAGTGCCAAAGACAAGAAAATTCTGGTTATCGCCTACGACCGCTTGATCAAAAAAACCCCCAATGTTGACTACTACGCCACCTTCGATAACTTCCAAGTCGGCGTGTTGCAAGCTAGCTCAATCGAAAACAAACTTGGTTTGAAAGAAGGCAAAGGCCCATTCAATATCGAGTTGTTCGGTGGTTCATCCGACGATAACAACGCCTTCTTCTTCTACAATGGCGCTATGTCGGTCTTGCAACCCTACATCGATAGCGGCAAGTTGGTGGTTGTTAGCGGCCAAACTGGTATGGATAAAGTTGCCACCTTGCGCTGGGACGGTGCTACCGCTCAATCACGCATGGACAACATTTTGAGCGCTTTCTACGGCGACAAACGAGTTGATGCAGTGCTGTCACCATACGACGGCATCAGCATCGGGATCATCTCATCGCTCAAAGGTGTTGGCTACGGCACCGCCGACAAACCAATGCCTGTGGTTTCAGGCCAAGATGCTGAAGTGCCCTCAGTCAAGTCAATTATCGCTGGCGAACAAAGCTCAACCATCTTCAAAGATACCCGCGAGCTTGCTAAATCAGTGGTAGGTATGGTCGAAGCTTCGTTGTCGGGCAAAGAAGTTGCCGTCAACGATACCAAAACCTATGACAATGGGGTCAAAGTTGTTCCTTCACAATTGCTGGTTCCGGTGGTCGTCGATGTAACCAACTGGGAAAAAGTGTTGATCGACAGTGGTTACTACAAAAAAGAAGACATAACCAAATAA
- a CDS encoding beta-galactosidase, whose product MPLGVCYYPEHWPQTWWADDAQQMQALGLEYVRIGEFAWALMEPAAGQYDWAWLDQAIETLASQGLKIVLGTPTATPPAWLTHNQPDLMRIDAQGRRLGHGGRRQACLVNPQYIEYSRQIVTAMAKRYGQHPAVAAWQIDNEIGNHGSARCYCEHCAAAFRQWLNQRYGDLAGLNEAWGTAFWSQTYSDWQQIPLPNVPVGGGHNPSLVLDYRRFASDQQVAYCAMQAEILRQHSPNRTILTNIAPGDDEINWFDMAQQVDTIAWDNYPHGFPDWQAVAMYHDHIRGLKCQPFWVMEQQPGQINWTPTNPPVPPNQVRLWSYQDAAHGAANVLYFRWRACWLGQEQYHSGLRDHANRPARGSTEARIVANEWQQHGQPEAAPRKVALLVSYDDHWAQQLDPHAQGWNYWQLLRTIHRTLTSYGVGVDIVQRGTPLDTYQLAIAVAPMLDNPAETAGWREWVQAGGTLICTPRSLTKRRDNRTAPDGFPSGLTDLFGADVAEWSALDPAKPWAVQFGEASHTAPLWMEVLNVSHANTLATWSKSYAKGQAAITAATYGKGLAVLMGCYPTEEILGDLLPRLWPAAQRLPSEIERIELTDGVLWFNHGEQAQSIKLQGTWHDRLSGEQCSGECSIESLGIRWLKQL is encoded by the coding sequence ATGCCATTAGGTGTTTGTTATTATCCTGAGCACTGGCCCCAAACCTGGTGGGCCGATGATGCCCAACAGATGCAGGCCTTGGGCTTGGAATATGTGCGAATCGGCGAGTTTGCTTGGGCCTTGATGGAGCCAGCCGCTGGCCAATACGATTGGGCATGGCTTGATCAGGCAATTGAAACCTTGGCCAGCCAAGGCTTAAAAATCGTGCTTGGAACGCCCACCGCTACCCCGCCTGCTTGGCTAACCCATAACCAGCCCGATTTAATGCGGATCGATGCTCAAGGCCGCCGTTTAGGTCATGGTGGTCGTCGCCAAGCTTGTTTGGTCAATCCACAGTACATCGAATATAGCCGCCAGATCGTCACGGCCATGGCCAAGCGCTATGGTCAGCATCCAGCGGTTGCCGCTTGGCAAATTGATAACGAAATTGGCAATCATGGCTCGGCACGTTGCTACTGCGAACATTGCGCTGCTGCTTTTCGCCAATGGCTGAACCAACGCTATGGCGATTTAGCAGGCCTCAATGAAGCATGGGGCACGGCCTTTTGGAGCCAAACTTATAGCGATTGGCAACAAATTCCCTTGCCAAATGTACCAGTTGGTGGCGGCCATAATCCCTCGTTGGTGCTCGATTATCGCCGCTTCGCCTCAGATCAGCAGGTGGCGTATTGTGCGATGCAAGCTGAAATTCTGCGCCAGCACTCACCAAATCGCACGATTTTAACCAACATCGCGCCTGGCGATGATGAGATTAATTGGTTTGATATGGCGCAACAAGTCGATACGATCGCTTGGGATAACTACCCACATGGTTTCCCCGATTGGCAAGCAGTCGCGATGTATCACGACCATATTCGCGGCCTCAAGTGTCAGCCATTTTGGGTGATGGAGCAACAGCCAGGCCAAATCAACTGGACTCCCACCAATCCACCAGTGCCACCCAACCAAGTGCGGTTGTGGAGCTATCAAGATGCCGCTCATGGTGCAGCCAATGTGCTGTATTTTCGTTGGCGTGCATGTTGGCTCGGCCAAGAGCAATATCATAGTGGCCTGCGTGATCATGCCAATCGGCCAGCGAGGGGCAGCACCGAAGCCCGTATTGTTGCCAACGAATGGCAGCAGCATGGTCAACCCGAAGCTGCACCACGCAAGGTTGCCTTACTGGTTTCCTACGACGATCATTGGGCGCAACAACTTGATCCGCATGCTCAAGGCTGGAATTATTGGCAATTGCTGCGCACAATCCATCGCACGCTCACCAGCTATGGCGTTGGGGTCGATATTGTCCAGCGTGGTACGCCACTCGATACTTATCAACTGGCAATCGCTGTCGCCCCAATGCTCGATAACCCTGCGGAAACTGCGGGCTGGCGTGAGTGGGTTCAAGCAGGCGGCACGTTGATCTGCACTCCGCGCAGTTTAACCAAACGCCGCGACAATCGTACTGCTCCCGATGGCTTTCCCAGTGGTTTGACCGATTTGTTTGGGGCTGATGTCGCCGAATGGAGTGCGCTTGATCCGGCTAAACCGTGGGCGGTACAATTTGGCGAGGCGAGCCATACCGCACCACTGTGGATGGAAGTGCTGAACGTAAGCCATGCCAATACCTTAGCCACCTGGAGCAAGAGCTATGCTAAGGGTCAGGCTGCAATCACCGCCGCGACTTATGGCAAAGGCCTAGCGGTATTGATGGGCTGCTATCCTACTGAGGAAATTTTGGGCGATCTACTGCCACGACTCTGGCCCGCTGCCCAACGCTTGCCCAGCGAAATCGAGCGCATCGAGTTGACCGATGGGGTGTTGTGGTTCAACCATGGTGAACAAGCCCAAAGCATCAAACTCCAAGGCACTTGGCATGATCGGCTAAGCGGCGAGCAATGCAGTGGCGAGTGTTCAATCGAAAGTTTAGGCATTCGCTGGCTCAAACAACTCTAG
- the ruvX gene encoding Holliday junction resolvase RuvX has protein sequence MSERPTHGRILALDVGNKRIGVAMCDPDRIIASGQPTLPAQPTDKAYAQLLQMIADNEVVEVVIGLPLTLRGEVGAQAKAVQAFSRGLEKRTKIPITLYDERFTSVEAERSLEAMGIKKSKHRDHVDELAAILILQDYMSSIAPPRPLYHDPEHDDWD, from the coding sequence ATGAGTGAGCGTCCAACCCATGGCCGAATCCTCGCTTTAGATGTTGGCAATAAACGGATTGGGGTGGCCATGTGCGACCCCGATCGAATTATCGCCAGCGGCCAGCCGACCCTGCCAGCGCAGCCAACCGATAAAGCCTATGCCCAGCTTTTGCAAATGATTGCTGACAACGAAGTGGTTGAGGTCGTAATTGGCTTGCCCTTGACCTTGCGTGGCGAGGTTGGGGCGCAGGCCAAAGCGGTGCAAGCCTTCAGTCGCGGGCTAGAAAAACGCACCAAAATCCCGATCACGTTGTACGATGAGCGCTTTACCAGTGTTGAGGCTGAGCGTTCGCTCGAAGCCATGGGCATCAAAAAAAGCAAACATCGCGATCATGTCGATGAATTAGCCGCCATTTTGATTCTGCAAGATTATATGAGTTCGATCGCGCCGCCTCGCCCGCTCTACCACGACCCTGAGCACGACGATTGGGATTAA
- a CDS encoding GNAT family N-acetyltransferase, producing MPTTTTISNRISLRPATLADREPIVAWCNTLWNGHPDYIGDVWEYWLPQGHLYVGEMAGWPVPVVVLRLRVLSPTQAWFGGLRIHPELQGQGLGRELIDYSIAWAKSWGAATIGYMTERSNQRMHSMAEKLNFANVGFIEWYELNDLAPAQAEVLYDPSLVDLSQASNLQGQAGRYVYQWTVRNLDQAELERCAERQELYVLADRSGWMICEHDGFIAQIEGDLAAQTRLLAHARTLPECENLLTPVWQGSQQAQLMQQLNWRDTNEAYSLFELSLT from the coding sequence ATGCCTACGACGACGACGATCTCAAATAGAATCAGTTTGCGCCCAGCAACCCTTGCCGATCGCGAGCCGATTGTGGCGTGGTGCAACACCCTCTGGAACGGTCATCCCGATTATATTGGTGATGTTTGGGAATATTGGTTGCCGCAAGGCCATTTGTATGTTGGCGAGATGGCAGGTTGGCCAGTGCCAGTGGTGGTGCTGCGCCTGCGAGTGCTCTCGCCAACCCAAGCTTGGTTTGGTGGCTTGCGGATTCATCCTGAACTTCAAGGCCAAGGTTTGGGCCGCGAATTGATCGATTATTCGATTGCGTGGGCCAAAAGTTGGGGCGCAGCTACGATTGGTTATATGACCGAGCGTAGTAATCAGCGCATGCATTCGATGGCCGAAAAGCTCAATTTTGCCAATGTGGGTTTTATTGAGTGGTATGAATTAAATGATTTAGCGCCTGCTCAAGCTGAAGTTTTGTACGATCCAAGTTTGGTTGATCTGAGCCAAGCGTCGAATTTGCAGGGGCAAGCGGGGCGCTATGTTTATCAGTGGACAGTGCGCAATCTCGATCAGGCGGAACTTGAACGCTGTGCTGAGCGCCAAGAATTGTATGTACTGGCGGATCGCAGCGGCTGGATGATTTGTGAACATGATGGCTTTATTGCCCAAATTGAGGGTGATTTGGCTGCCCAAACTCGGCTTTTGGCCCATGCTCGCACCCTGCCCGAATGCGAAAATTTGTTAACTCCAGTTTGGCAGGGCAGTCAGCAGGCTCAATTAATGCAACAACTCAACTGGCGTGATACCAACGAAGCCTATAGTTTGTTTGAATTAAGCCTAACCTGA
- a CDS encoding carbohydrate ABC transporter permease encodes MAKTKLSDELGPKPFVSRFQRGAIYLLLVVGAFLSLFPFYYMFVQASQPSSEVLRFPPHLWFGSAAWSNIQGLFDNGFGRSLFNSAFIAVVYASLSVFIASLAGYAFAKFRFRGRSILFGMFLLVLMIPYHVTAVPLFQLMAKITLFGDPTWISSYQAVILPALANPFGIFLMRQSMQSLPDDLLDAARIDGASEWRVFTSVALPTMRPTLAALAIYSFMFQWNSFFWPLIIMRDKAMETLPVRINALVGLSIIDYGQLMMGTALTTLPIMMIFIAFQRQFISGALAGAVKG; translated from the coding sequence ATGGCAAAAACCAAGCTTTCCGATGAACTTGGGCCTAAGCCCTTTGTAAGCCGCTTCCAGCGTGGTGCAATCTACCTTTTATTGGTCGTTGGGGCATTTTTATCATTGTTCCCCTTCTACTATATGTTTGTCCAAGCCTCGCAACCTTCAAGCGAAGTACTGCGATTTCCACCACATTTGTGGTTCGGCAGCGCTGCTTGGTCGAATATTCAAGGCCTGTTTGACAATGGCTTTGGCCGTTCGCTGTTCAATTCGGCTTTTATCGCGGTAGTCTATGCCAGCCTCAGCGTCTTTATTGCTTCGCTGGCAGGCTATGCCTTTGCCAAATTTCGTTTCCGCGGGCGCTCAATCTTGTTTGGCATGTTTTTGTTAGTTTTGATGATTCCCTATCATGTTACCGCTGTGCCATTGTTTCAACTGATGGCCAAAATCACGCTCTTTGGCGATCCAACCTGGATCAGCAGCTATCAAGCGGTGATTTTGCCGGCGCTGGCCAATCCGTTTGGGATTTTCTTGATGCGCCAAAGCATGCAATCCTTGCCCGACGATCTGCTTGATGCGGCGCGAATCGATGGGGCTAGTGAGTGGCGGGTATTTACCAGCGTCGCCTTGCCAACCATGCGTCCAACCCTCGCAGCCTTGGCAATTTATTCGTTTATGTTTCAATGGAACAGCTTCTTCTGGCCGTTGATCATTATGCGCGATAAAGCCATGGAAACCCTGCCAGTGCGGATTAATGCACTCGTTGGCTTATCAATTATTGATTATGGCCAATTGATGATGGGCACAGCCCTCACAACCTTGCCAATTATGATGATCTTTATCGCCTTCCAGCGTCAATTCATCTCCGGCGCACTCGCAGGCGCAGTCAAAGGGTAA
- a CDS encoding sugar ABC transporter permease, whose amino-acid sequence MGSQLLTPAERRHQWRRRLTPYMFLLPALLIFGIFMLYPIIASLQLSFESQLNPDSGFSIDNYRRLFGDTVFRKALINTVFLLVFQVPLQLGLAMVLAVLLNSAVLKFRTAFRLIYFLPAITALFAVALIFRLLLNDEKGLINYVLNGLGIQSIPWLTNAWPAKFSLVMAITWRWTGYNMVIYLASLQSIPTELYEAAELDGAGAWAKFWAITVPMMRPTILLTTVLSTIGTLQIFDEPYLLTRSGPSNETLSMATLLYRTAFQNAEFNYASAIAYAMVLIIAVFSLLQFRIAQRGED is encoded by the coding sequence ATGGGGTCGCAGCTACTTACGCCAGCAGAGCGCCGCCACCAATGGCGACGGCGACTAACCCCGTACATGTTTTTGTTGCCAGCCTTGTTGATTTTTGGCATCTTTATGCTCTACCCAATTATTGCCTCGTTGCAATTGAGCTTTGAGAGCCAACTCAACCCTGACAGCGGCTTTAGCATCGATAACTATCGGCGCTTGTTCGGCGACACGGTGTTTCGCAAAGCGTTGATCAACACGGTGTTTTTGCTGGTATTTCAAGTACCACTACAGCTTGGCCTCGCCATGGTCTTGGCAGTGTTGCTCAATAGCGCTGTACTCAAATTTCGCACAGCCTTTCGCTTAATCTATTTTCTGCCGGCAATTACCGCCTTATTCGCCGTGGCCTTGATCTTTCGGCTGCTGCTGAATGATGAAAAAGGCTTGATCAACTATGTACTCAATGGTTTGGGCATTCAATCGATACCATGGCTTACCAATGCTTGGCCCGCTAAATTCTCGCTGGTGATGGCGATTACATGGCGCTGGACAGGCTATAACATGGTGATTTATCTCGCCAGTTTGCAGAGTATCCCAACCGAATTGTACGAGGCGGCAGAGCTTGATGGCGCAGGAGCATGGGCCAAATTCTGGGCAATCACCGTGCCGATGATGCGACCCACGATTTTGCTGACCACGGTGCTTTCAACGATTGGCACGTTGCAAATTTTCGATGAGCCATATCTGCTGACCCGCAGCGGGCCATCCAACGAAACCCTCAGCATGGCGACCTTGCTCTATCGCACGGCCTTCCAAAATGCCGAGTTTAATTATGCTTCGGCAATTGCCTATGCCATGGTCTTGATCATCGCAGTCTTTTCGCTTTTACAATTTCGCATCGCCCAGCGCGGGGAGGATTAA
- the alaS gene encoding alanine--tRNA ligase: protein MKGSELRQRFLDYFARQGHAVVPSSSLIPADNPTLLFTVAGMVQFNDVFLGRESRPYSRAVSSQKCLRISGKQNDLENVGPSPRHHTFFEMLGNFSFGDYFKKDAIRFAWEFLTQEIGLDPKRMWVSIYEGDEQIPADEEAHDLWLAYMPAERILRFDAKDNLWSAGDVGPRGPCSEIHYYIGDDPDNQVPEGVNSEDDTYMEIWNLVFMQYNRDENGVLTPLPKPSIDTGMSLERLAIVKQGVFRSYETDLFTPIIHTVMELLGSSSEHYQVNSSAYHVVADHSRSIAFMIADGLRPGNEGRSYVLRRLVRRAAYFGQTIGFKAPFLAETIATVIDMMGNAYPELRSKQAYIAEVVTGEEERFNKTLAGGLRQLEAMLPNQADKAVFSGADAFKLYDTYGFPLDLTERIVAERGLTVDLAGYEAELEAQRARGRGAAQFKKGAVTERWAERNLAPTSFTGYHELESWGHVLALEFDGEELGTVQRGQEVALVLDRTPCYAESGGQMGDSGILVGPHGKIVIDDVQKPVPGVFVHRGKVSEGSVSLGEQVTVTVDAARRRDIVRNHTATHLLHRALRDSLGEHAEQKGSLVAPERLRFDFNNQKGLSSEQLQQIEDQVNAWIRADSKVEAAEMALPQARELGAMALFGEKYGDVVRVVTVGCGNASDHIHTNSEAPVCSRELCGGVHVARTGEIGFFKIVSEGSVASGVRRIEAVTGRAAAEWVSQQAQLIRMLGDKLGAQPGKVEEKLDALLLDQKARRDEIERLRGEIAAGQVDSLLAQTIEQAGTPLVVARVEASDADSFRRLGEQLRDKLGSGVVILGTVIDGKPLLLAAATADQVKAGRHAGNLVKALAAKVGGGGGGRADFAQAGGRDAAALDQALAEASSLL from the coding sequence ATGAAAGGTTCAGAGCTACGGCAGCGTTTCTTAGACTACTTTGCGCGGCAAGGGCACGCCGTTGTGCCAAGTAGCTCGCTGATTCCTGCCGATAATCCCACCCTGTTGTTTACAGTGGCTGGGATGGTTCAGTTTAACGATGTCTTTTTAGGTCGCGAAAGCCGCCCCTACAGCCGCGCAGTTTCATCGCAAAAATGTTTGCGCATTTCGGGCAAGCAAAACGACCTTGAAAATGTTGGGCCATCGCCACGTCACCACACCTTTTTTGAGATGCTAGGCAATTTTTCGTTTGGCGATTATTTCAAAAAAGATGCCATCCGCTTTGCGTGGGAATTTCTGACCCAAGAAATTGGGCTTGATCCCAAACGGATGTGGGTCAGTATTTACGAAGGCGATGAGCAAATTCCTGCCGATGAAGAAGCCCATGATTTATGGCTGGCCTATATGCCTGCCGAGCGGATTTTGCGCTTCGATGCCAAAGATAATTTGTGGTCGGCTGGTGATGTTGGGCCACGCGGGCCATGCTCGGAAATTCATTATTACATCGGCGATGATCCCGATAACCAAGTGCCTGAAGGTGTTAACTCTGAAGACGACACCTATATGGAAATTTGGAACTTGGTGTTTATGCAATACAACCGTGATGAAAACGGTGTATTGACCCCACTGCCCAAGCCTTCAATCGACACGGGTATGAGCCTCGAACGCTTGGCAATTGTCAAGCAAGGCGTGTTTCGCTCGTATGAAACCGACTTGTTCACGCCAATTATCCACACGGTGATGGAATTGCTGGGTAGCAGTAGCGAACATTATCAAGTTAATAGCTCGGCCTATCACGTTGTGGCCGACCATAGCCGCTCGATCGCCTTTATGATTGCCGATGGCTTGCGGCCTGGTAACGAAGGCCGTTCGTATGTGTTGCGACGGTTGGTACGGCGGGCAGCCTATTTTGGTCAAACGATCGGCTTCAAAGCCCCATTCTTGGCCGAAACGATCGCCACGGTGATTGATATGATGGGCAATGCCTACCCTGAGTTGCGCAGCAAACAAGCCTATATTGCCGAGGTTGTGACTGGCGAAGAAGAACGCTTCAACAAAACCTTGGCTGGTGGTTTGCGCCAACTCGAAGCAATGTTGCCAAATCAAGCCGACAAAGCGGTTTTCAGCGGCGCTGATGCCTTCAAGCTCTACGATACCTATGGCTTTCCGCTCGACTTGACCGAACGAATCGTGGCCGAACGCGGCTTGACGGTTGATTTGGCGGGCTACGAGGCTGAACTTGAAGCGCAACGCGCTCGTGGCCGTGGTGCTGCTCAATTCAAAAAAGGCGCAGTGACCGAGCGCTGGGCTGAGCGTAATTTGGCTCCAACTAGCTTTACAGGCTATCACGAGCTGGAAAGCTGGGGCCATGTCTTGGCGCTCGAATTCGATGGCGAGGAGCTTGGTACGGTTCAACGTGGTCAAGAAGTGGCCTTGGTGCTTGATCGCACGCCCTGTTATGCCGAAAGCGGCGGCCAAATGGGTGACAGTGGCATATTGGTCGGGCCACATGGCAAAATCGTGATCGACGATGTGCAAAAGCCTGTGCCTGGCGTATTTGTCCATCGCGGCAAGGTCAGTGAAGGCAGCGTCAGCCTTGGCGAACAAGTCACGGTGACGGTTGATGCCGCGCGTCGCCGCGATATTGTGCGCAATCACACAGCAACTCACTTGTTGCACCGCGCACTCCGCGACAGTTTGGGCGAACATGCCGAGCAAAAAGGCTCCTTGGTTGCGCCCGAACGCTTGCGCTTCGACTTCAACAACCAAAAAGGCTTGAGCAGCGAACAACTTCAGCAAATCGAAGATCAAGTCAATGCGTGGATTCGCGCTGATAGCAAGGTCGAGGCAGCCGAAATGGCTTTGCCGCAAGCCCGCGAATTGGGCGCAATGGCCTTGTTTGGCGAAAAATATGGCGATGTGGTGCGGGTGGTCACGGTTGGCTGTGGCAATGCAAGTGATCACATCCATACCAATAGCGAAGCGCCAGTGTGCTCACGCGAACTTTGCGGTGGTGTTCACGTTGCTCGCACAGGCGAAATCGGCTTCTTCAAAATCGTCAGCGAAGGCTCGGTTGCCTCAGGTGTGCGGCGGATCGAGGCAGTAACTGGCCGCGCTGCTGCTGAATGGGTCAGCCAACAAGCCCAATTGATTCGCATGCTCGGCGATAAACTTGGGGCACAACCAGGCAAAGTCGAAGAAAAACTCGATGCCCTGTTGCTCGATCAAAAAGCTCGCCGTGACGAAATTGAACGCTTGCGCGGCGAAATTGCTGCTGGCCAAGTCGATAGTTTGCTCGCCCAAACAATTGAGCAAGCTGGCACGCCATTGGTGGTGGCCCGGGTTGAAGCCAGCGATGCTGATAGCTTCCGCCGTTTGGGCGAGCAACTACGCGATAAACTTGGCAGTGGCGTGGTGATTCTCGGCACAGTGATCGATGGCAAGCCTTTGCTGCTCGCCGCTGCAACCGCCGATCAAGTCAAAGCTGGTCGCCATGCTGGCAACTTAGTCAAAGCCTTGGCAGCCAAAGTTGGCGGTGGTGGTGGCGGTCGCGCCGATTTTGCCCAAGCCGGCGGTCGCGATGCGGCTGCGCTTGATCAAGCCTTAGCCGAAGCCAGCAGTTTGCTATAA